In Arthrobacter sp. MN05-02, one genomic interval encodes:
- the treZ gene encoding malto-oligosyltrehalose trehalohydrolase: MSTPFDVWAPRAESLTLVADGTEYPMTRGEGDWWHPSDAPPSSSDVSYGYLVDGSDTPVPDPRSRRQPEGVHQLSRTFDPGAHDWQDESWQSPGLNGGVIYEMHLGTFTPEGTLDAAIGKLDHLVDLGVQYVELLPVNAFNGTHNWGYDGVLWYAVQETYGGPAAYQRFVDAAHQKGLGVIQDVVHNHLGPSGNYLGLFGPYLTEGLSNTWGDALNLDGPQSDEVREYVVENLLMWFRDYHVDGLRLDAVHALHDERAVHILEEFSTRTDECAAELGKPLFLIAESDLNNPRLIQGRDVGGYGLAGQWSDDFHHAVHVNLTGETEGYYLDFNSVGALAKVLEKGFFHNGTYSSFRERHHGREIDPSRVSPLQLVVATQNHDQIGNRAAGDRISASLNPAQLAQAAVLNILGPFTPMLFMGEEYGASTPWPFFTSHPEPELGKATAEGRLKEFERMGWRPEDVPNPQDPATFASAKLQWAEAEQGHHAELLATYRELIRLRRSRPELRDPDFGSISVEFDEDSRWIVLHRGSTAVVLNLADAMATVPVRGADAEVLLSTVDGVGLLADTVQLPPHAALVLSLAAV, translated from the coding sequence ATGAGTACACCGTTCGACGTCTGGGCGCCCCGCGCCGAGTCCCTCACGCTCGTGGCGGACGGCACCGAGTACCCGATGACCCGGGGCGAGGGCGACTGGTGGCATCCGTCGGACGCGCCGCCGTCGTCGTCGGACGTCTCCTACGGGTACCTCGTCGACGGCTCCGACACCCCCGTCCCGGACCCGCGCTCGCGCCGCCAGCCCGAGGGCGTGCACCAGCTCTCCCGCACCTTCGACCCGGGCGCCCACGACTGGCAGGACGAGTCGTGGCAGTCGCCGGGCCTCAACGGCGGCGTCATCTACGAGATGCACCTCGGCACGTTCACCCCCGAGGGGACGCTCGACGCCGCGATCGGCAAGCTGGACCACCTCGTGGACCTCGGCGTCCAGTACGTGGAGCTCCTGCCCGTCAACGCCTTCAACGGGACCCACAACTGGGGCTACGACGGCGTCCTCTGGTACGCCGTCCAGGAGACCTACGGCGGTCCGGCCGCCTACCAGCGCTTCGTGGACGCCGCGCACCAGAAGGGCCTCGGCGTCATCCAGGACGTCGTCCACAACCACCTCGGCCCGAGCGGGAACTACCTCGGGCTCTTCGGCCCCTACCTCACGGAGGGCCTCTCCAACACGTGGGGCGACGCGCTGAACCTCGACGGACCGCAGTCGGACGAGGTGCGCGAGTACGTGGTCGAGAACCTGCTCATGTGGTTCCGGGACTACCACGTGGACGGCCTCCGCCTCGACGCCGTGCACGCCCTGCACGACGAGCGCGCCGTGCACATCCTCGAGGAGTTCAGCACGCGCACCGACGAGTGCGCGGCGGAGCTCGGCAAGCCGCTGTTCCTCATCGCGGAATCGGACCTGAACAACCCGCGCCTCATCCAGGGCCGCGACGTCGGCGGGTACGGACTGGCCGGCCAGTGGAGCGACGACTTCCACCACGCGGTGCACGTCAACCTGACGGGGGAGACCGAGGGGTACTACCTCGACTTCAACTCGGTCGGGGCACTCGCGAAGGTCCTCGAGAAGGGATTCTTCCACAACGGGACCTACTCGTCGTTCCGCGAACGCCACCACGGCCGCGAGATCGACCCGTCCCGCGTCTCGCCGCTCCAGCTGGTCGTCGCGACGCAGAACCACGACCAGATCGGGAACAGGGCGGCCGGAGACCGCATCAGCGCCTCCCTGAACCCGGCACAGCTCGCGCAGGCCGCCGTGCTGAACATCCTCGGTCCCTTCACCCCGATGCTCTTCATGGGCGAGGAGTACGGTGCGTCCACGCCCTGGCCGTTCTTCACGTCCCACCCGGAACCGGAACTCGGCAAGGCCACGGCCGAGGGGCGGCTCAAGGAGTTCGAGCGCATGGGCTGGCGCCCGGAGGACGTGCCCAACCCCCAGGATCCCGCGACGTTCGCCTCCGCGAAGCTGCAGTGGGCCGAGGCGGAGCAGGGGCACCACGCCGAGCTGCTCGCCACCTACCGAGAGCTCATCCGCCTGCGCCGCTCGCGCCCCGAACTGCGCGATCCCGACTTCGGCAGCATCTCGGTGGAGTTCGACGAGGACAGCCGCTGGATCGTCCTGCACCGTGGCAGCACCGCCGTCGTCCTGAACCTGGCCGACGCGATGGCGACCGTCCCCGTGCGCGGGGCCGACGCCGAGGTCCTGCTGTCCACGGTCGACGGCGTCGGGCTGCTGGCCGACACCGTGCAGCTGCCACCCCACGCAGCGCTCGTCCTCAGCCTCGCCGCAGTGTAG